A region from the Colius striatus isolate bColStr4 chromosome 12, bColStr4.1.hap1, whole genome shotgun sequence genome encodes:
- the COMMD2 gene encoding COMM domain-containing protein 2 isoform X2 yields MLLVLSEEQKAHLGCLPRAGAGKLNLGVDTIQHGVEGLSYLLSESSKLMISEIDFQDSINVLGFSDELNKSLLQLYLDHRKEIRNVLGELTPKLPSYHSLEWRLDVQLASRSLRQQIKPMVTLKLHLNQNEDRTAQVLQTDPSTLLHLIQQLEQALGEMKTNHCRRIVRNMK; encoded by the exons atgctgctggtgctgtcGGAGGAGCAGAAGGCACACCTGGGTTGTCTTCCGCGGGCGGGCGCAG gaaaactgaaCCTTGGTGTTGACACCATTCAGCATGGGGTAGAAGGACTATCCTATCTTCTCTCTGAAAGCTCCAAGCTTATG ATTTCTGAGATCGACTTCCAAGATTCCATTAATGTTCTGGGATTCTCCGATGAACTGAACAAATCACTGCTCCAGCTGTACCTTGATCACAGGAAGGAGATCAGAAATGTTCTAGGTGAGCTGACACCAAAGCTTCCCAGTTACCACAGCCTCGAATGGAGACTGGATGTGCAG CTTGCAAGCAGAAGTTTGAGACAACAGATTAAGCCTATGGTGACACTAAAGCTACATCTTAATCAGAATGAAGATCGAACTGCCCAGGTGTTGCAAACCGACCCTTCTACCCTCCTCCACCTAATTCAGCAACTGGAACAAGCGTTgggagaaatgaaaacaaaccattGCCGGAGAATAGTGCGCAATATGAAGTAG
- the COMMD2 gene encoding COMM domain-containing protein 2 isoform X1 has protein sequence MLLVLSEEQKAHLGCLPRAGAAVGDLGRLAVELLRRGAAPRACEAAARKLNLGVDTIQHGVEGLSYLLSESSKLMISEIDFQDSINVLGFSDELNKSLLQLYLDHRKEIRNVLGELTPKLPSYHSLEWRLDVQLASRSLRQQIKPMVTLKLHLNQNEDRTAQVLQTDPSTLLHLIQQLEQALGEMKTNHCRRIVRNMK, from the exons atgctgctggtgctgtcGGAGGAGCAGAAGGCACACCTGGGTTGTCTTCCGCGGGCGGGCGCAG CTGTCGGCGATCTGGGGCGCCTGGCAGTGGAGCTGctgcggcggggcgcggcgccgCGGGCCTGCGAGGCAGCCGCTA gaaaactgaaCCTTGGTGTTGACACCATTCAGCATGGGGTAGAAGGACTATCCTATCTTCTCTCTGAAAGCTCCAAGCTTATG ATTTCTGAGATCGACTTCCAAGATTCCATTAATGTTCTGGGATTCTCCGATGAACTGAACAAATCACTGCTCCAGCTGTACCTTGATCACAGGAAGGAGATCAGAAATGTTCTAGGTGAGCTGACACCAAAGCTTCCCAGTTACCACAGCCTCGAATGGAGACTGGATGTGCAG CTTGCAAGCAGAAGTTTGAGACAACAGATTAAGCCTATGGTGACACTAAAGCTACATCTTAATCAGAATGAAGATCGAACTGCCCAGGTGTTGCAAACCGACCCTTCTACCCTCCTCCACCTAATTCAGCAACTGGAACAAGCGTTgggagaaatgaaaacaaaccattGCCGGAGAATAGTGCGCAATATGAAGTAG